One Megalops cyprinoides isolate fMegCyp1 chromosome 4, fMegCyp1.pri, whole genome shotgun sequence genomic window carries:
- the mvk gene encoding mevalonate kinase isoform X2 produces the protein MHIEERIVSAPGKAILHGEHAVVHGKVALAVSLNLRTYLRLKPSPTGKVSLNLPNINTFLSWDVTSLQSLLPDHADDLKNAKELDMDLVARLRGFIGVTDGMADTSTMAVLAFLYIYLNVFAESRLLPSLTVSVWSELPTGAGLGSSAAFSVCLASALLSARGGITSPVVEPEPTARWSEEEMELINAWAFLGEKIIHGNPSGVDNAVGTWGGILRYHAGKITPLSRVPMLRILLTNTKVPRSTKVLVAGVKDKINKFPSIMTPVLESIDAVSCTCERTLMEMTGEPTPEHYSVLEELIDINQHHLNVIGVGHSSLDTLCRVTLERGLHSKLTGAGGGGCGITLLRPGAVPLRDGLIKVVSQ, from the exons ATGCACATTGAGGAACGTATCGTCTCTGCACCTGGAAAAGCCATTCTGCACGGAGAGCATGCTGTGGTCCACGGGAAA GTGGCATTGGCTGTAAGCTTGAATCTGCGCACGTATCTGCGTCTGAAGCCTAGCCCCACTGGGAAAGTGTCCCTCAATCTACCAAACATCAATACATTCTTGTCCTGGGATGTGACCTCGCTGCAGTCGCTGCTGCCTGACCATGCAG ATGACCTGAAGAATGCGAAGGAGCTGGATATGGACCTTGTAGCCAGACTGAGAGGCTTTATTGGAGTGACAGATGGAATGGCAGATACTAGCACAATGGCAGTTCTTGCCTTCCTTTACATCTACCTGAATGTTTTTGCTGAGTCCAG ATTGCTGCCCAgtctgactgtgtctgtgtggtcgGAGTTGCCCACCGGTGCGGGCCTGGGATCCAGTGCTGCCTTCTCCGTGTGCCTTGCCTCAGCCCTGCTGTCTGCCAGGGGGGGCATTACCTCCCCAGTGGTTGAACCAGAACCCACAGCCCG GTGGAGTGAAGAGGAGATGGAGCTGATCAATGCATGGGCCTTCCTGGGAGAGAAGATCATTCATGGGAACCCCTCAGGGGTGGATAATGCTGTGGGCACCTGGG GTGGCATATTAAGATACCATGCTGGGAAGATTACACCGCTGAGCAG GGTCCCCATGTTGAGAATCCTCCTCACAAACACCAAAGTTCCGCGCAGCACCAAGGTACTCGTTGCCGGAGTGAAGGACAAAATTAACAAG TTTCCCTCCATAATGACTCCAGTACTGGAGTCTATAGATGCAGTCTCCTGTACCTGTGAGCGAACTCTTATGGAAATGACTGGCGAGCCCACCCCAGAGCACTACAGCGTGTTGGAG GAGCTGATAGACATTAACCAGCACCACCTGAACGTGATTGGCGTGGGGCACTCGTCCCTGGACACGCTTTGCCGGGTGACGCTGGAGCGGGGGCTGCACAGCAAGCTGACGGGCGCCGGGGGAGGGGGCTGCGGCATCACTCTGCTCAGACCAG GGGCAGTACCCCTCAGAGATGGGCTAATAAAGGTAGTGTCTCAATGA
- the mmab gene encoding corrinoid adenosyltransferase, which yields MASSIIKHIPVRCVLKTSEKCFRICGTRPLCASGKDGGYATRPERSSSVPKIYTKTGDKGFSSTFTGERRPKEDQVFEALGTTDELSSAIGLAREFCIDQGHPFTEELDKIQCVLQDVGSNIATPRSSARESHIKKTKFMGQPVSDLESWIDKYTEELPPLANFILPSGGKSSAALHMARSVCRRAERSVAPIVRSGEADPEVAKFLNRLSDYLFTVARYAAMKEGNQEKIYKRPE from the exons ATGGCTTCGTCGATTATAAAACACATACCTGTCCGCTGTGTTCTCAAAacttcagaaaaatgttttcGTATATGTGGGACAAGACCTTTATGTGCAAGTGGAAAAGACGGAGG GTATGCTACAAGACCTGAACGAAGCAGCAGTGTCCCTAAAATTTATACAAAAACCGGAGACAAAG GTTTTTCCAGCACTTTCACGGGAGAAAGAAGACCTAAGGAAGATCAGGTCTTTGAAGCTTTAGGTACAACAGATGAACTGTCGTCAGCCATAGG ATTGGCCAGAGAGTTTTGTATCGACCAAGGACATCCATTCACCGAAGAGCTTGACAAG attcaGTGCGTATTACAAGATGTGGGGTCAAACATTGCCACGCCTCGATCATCAGCGCGGGAGAGTCACATAA AAAAGACTAAGTTTATGGGACAGCCTGTCTCTGACCTTGAGAGCTGGATTGACAAATACACAGAGGAACTTCCTCCACTGGCTAACTTCATTTTACCC TCGGGAGGGAAGAGCAGCGCAGCCCTGCACATGGCTCGGTCTGTGTGTCGTAGGGCGGAACGCAG CGTTGCGCCTATCGTACGGTCAGGTGAAGCTGACCCAGAAGTGGCCAAATTTTTGAATAG GCTGAGTGATTACCTGTTCACTGTGGCCAGGTATGCAGCTATGAAAGAGGGTAATCAGGAGAAAATCTACAAGAGGCCTGAATGA
- the mvk gene encoding mevalonate kinase isoform X1, translating to MHIEERIVSAPGKAILHGEHAVVHGKVALAVSLNLRTYLRLKPSPTGKVSLNLPNINTFLSWDVTSLQSLLPDHADDLKNAKELDMDLVARLRGFIGVTDGMADTSTMAVLAFLYIYLNVFAESRLLPSLTVSVWSELPTGAGLGSSAAFSVCLASALLSARGGITSPVVEPEPTARWSEEEMELINAWAFLGEKIIHGNPSGVDNAVGTWGGILRYHAGKITPLSRVPMLRILLTNTKVPRSTKVLVAGVKDKINKFPSIMTPVLESIDAVSCTCERTLMEMTGEPTPEHYSVLEELIDINQHHLNVIGVGHSSLDTLCRVTLERGLHSKLTGAGGGGCGITLLRPDTDCSVIQNAIQELKDCGYDCWETSIGAPGVQQHSLSTVKDDVLKVLNSY from the exons ATGCACATTGAGGAACGTATCGTCTCTGCACCTGGAAAAGCCATTCTGCACGGAGAGCATGCTGTGGTCCACGGGAAA GTGGCATTGGCTGTAAGCTTGAATCTGCGCACGTATCTGCGTCTGAAGCCTAGCCCCACTGGGAAAGTGTCCCTCAATCTACCAAACATCAATACATTCTTGTCCTGGGATGTGACCTCGCTGCAGTCGCTGCTGCCTGACCATGCAG ATGACCTGAAGAATGCGAAGGAGCTGGATATGGACCTTGTAGCCAGACTGAGAGGCTTTATTGGAGTGACAGATGGAATGGCAGATACTAGCACAATGGCAGTTCTTGCCTTCCTTTACATCTACCTGAATGTTTTTGCTGAGTCCAG ATTGCTGCCCAgtctgactgtgtctgtgtggtcgGAGTTGCCCACCGGTGCGGGCCTGGGATCCAGTGCTGCCTTCTCCGTGTGCCTTGCCTCAGCCCTGCTGTCTGCCAGGGGGGGCATTACCTCCCCAGTGGTTGAACCAGAACCCACAGCCCG GTGGAGTGAAGAGGAGATGGAGCTGATCAATGCATGGGCCTTCCTGGGAGAGAAGATCATTCATGGGAACCCCTCAGGGGTGGATAATGCTGTGGGCACCTGGG GTGGCATATTAAGATACCATGCTGGGAAGATTACACCGCTGAGCAG GGTCCCCATGTTGAGAATCCTCCTCACAAACACCAAAGTTCCGCGCAGCACCAAGGTACTCGTTGCCGGAGTGAAGGACAAAATTAACAAG TTTCCCTCCATAATGACTCCAGTACTGGAGTCTATAGATGCAGTCTCCTGTACCTGTGAGCGAACTCTTATGGAAATGACTGGCGAGCCCACCCCAGAGCACTACAGCGTGTTGGAG GAGCTGATAGACATTAACCAGCACCACCTGAACGTGATTGGCGTGGGGCACTCGTCCCTGGACACGCTTTGCCGGGTGACGCTGGAGCGGGGGCTGCACAGCAAGCTGACGGGCGCCGGGGGAGGGGGCTGCGGCATCACTCTGCTCAGACCAG ACACTGACTGCTCAGTGATCCAAAATGCTATCCAGGAACTAAAAGACTGTGGCTATGACTGCTGGGAAACGAGCATCGGCGCACCTGGTGTGCAACAGCATTCACTGTCCACTGTGAAAGATGACGTTCTAAAGGTTTTAAACAGTTACTGA